One Oryza glaberrima chromosome 10, OglaRS2, whole genome shotgun sequence DNA segment encodes these proteins:
- the LOC127786175 gene encoding protein DETOXIFICATION 29-like, translated as MEGQGLVSRSWQESKLLWRVAFPAVLVELLQFSIGFVTASFVGHLGVVELAAVTAVESILEGFAYGVLFGMGCALDTLCGQAVGAGRLDVLGLYVQQSWIVCGATAVALTPTYAFAEPILRSLLRQPADVAAVAGPYALWSLPRLFAHAANFPLQKFFQTQSRVWALAAISAAVLAVHAALTYAAVVRLRYGLRGAAVAGNLSYWLIDAAQFVYLVSGRFPDAWKGFTMTAFSNLAAFVKLSLVSAIMICLEFWYYAALLILVGLLKNARLQLDIMSICINYQFWTMMVAMGFSEAISVRVSNELGARRPKEAKFSVAVASLTSAMIGAIFMSIFFIWRTSLPSLFSDDKEVVDGAARLGYLLAVTVFFGNIGPVLSGVAVGAGWQILVAFVNIGCYYLVGIPFGVLFGFKLKLGALGIWMGMLTGTLLQMAILFFIIMRTKWEAQAILAEKRISEFGETTAND; from the exons ATGGAGGGGCAAGGTCTTGTGAGCCGGAGCTGGCAGGAGTCGAAGCTGCTGTGGCGCGTCGCCTTCCCGGCCGTGCTCGTCGAGTTGCTCCAGTTCTCCATCGGCTTCGTCACGGCCAGCTTCGTCGGCCACCTCGGCGTGGTCGAGCTCGCCGCGGTCACCGCCGTCGAGAGCATCCTGGAGGGCTTCGCCTACGGCGTCCTG TTTGGCATGGGGTGCGCGCTGGACACGCtgtgcgggcaggcggtggGCGCCGGGCGGCTGGACGTGCTCGGCCTCTACGTGCAGCAGTCGTGGATCGTGTGCGGCGCCACCGCGGTGGCGCTCACGCCGACGTACGCCTTCGCCGAGCCGATCCTGCGGTCGCTCCTCCGGCagccggccgacgtcgccgccgtggcggggCCGTACGCGCTGTGGTCGCTGCCGCGGCTGTTCGCGCACGCCGCCAACTTCCCGCTCCAGAAGTTCTTCCAGACGCAGAGCAGGGTCTGGGcgctcgccgccatctccgccgcggTGCTCGCCGTGCACGCAGCGCTCACCTACGCCGCCGTGGTCAGGCTCCGGTACGGCCTGCGCGGtgcggccgtcgccggcaacctGTCCTACTGGCTCATCGACGCCGCGCAGTTCGTCTACCTTGTCTCCGGCCGCTTCCCGGACGCGTGGAAGGGGTTCACCATGACGGCGTTCAGCAACCTCGCCGCGTTCGTCAAGCTGTCACTTGTGTCGGCCATCATGATCTG cTTGGAGTTTTGGTACTACGCTGCACTACTCATTCTTGTGGGTCTCCTTAAGAATGCCAGACTCCAGCTTGATATCATGTCAATTTG CATCAATTACCAGTTCTGGACCATGATGGTTGCGATGGGCTTCAGCGAAGCAATCAG CGTCAGAGTATCAAATGAGCTCGGTGCGAGAAGACCAAAGGAGGCAAAGTTCTCAGTGGCAGTGGCATCATTAACATCGGCCATGATTGGTGCCATTTTCATGTCAATCTTCTTCATTTGGAGAACAAGCTTGCCAAGCCTCTTCAGCGACGACAAGGAGGTGGTAGACGGAGCTGCAAGATTGGGGTATCTACTTGCTGTCACCGTCTTTTTTGGCAATATCGGGCCTGTGCTTTCAG GTGTGGCAGTAGGAGCAGGTTGGCAAATTCTGGTGGCATTTGTGAACATCGGTTGCTACTACTTGGTAGGGATCCCATTTGGGGTTCTCTTTGGCTTCAAGCTAAAGCTTGGTGCATTG GGGATATGGATGGGCATGTTGACAGGAACATTACTCCAGATGGCCATACTATTTTTCATTATCATGAGAACAAAGTGGGAGGCACAG GCAATATTGGCGGAAAAAAGGATCAGTGAGTTCGGAGAAACAACGGCCAATGATTGA